The Streptomyces sp. DH-12 genome has a window encoding:
- a CDS encoding prenyltransferase/squalene oxidase repeat-containing protein, with the protein MNVRRSAAVLVAVAVLGAAAPAAADSSPSPSRPALPSALYGDADPQYDGVWRQSLALLAQHAAGAEPPKAAVGWLAGQQCADGSFAPFRADPSAACDAKTMVDTNQTAAAVQALAALGGHDAVTEKAVGWLKSVQNEDGGWGYTAGGASDTNSTSVVIGALAAAGEEPGAVRKGGKSPYDALLGLELPCTGEGAGAFAFQPEKDGSLTANADATAAGVLGALGKGLLVEPGEGDGAAAGACVKATTPEQAAANGAAHLTDALAAKGHLLAATPGGEEQPDHGNTADAVIALAARGDTAQAEKSLAWLERNAADWAAQNGPGAYAQLVLAAHATGADPRAFGGADLVEQLQATGPAQERTAADQREGDAENAEKAGSASVVWWIAGGVCLAAAAGAGFLVAARARRRQP; encoded by the coding sequence ATGAACGTCCGCCGCAGCGCAGCGGTGCTGGTCGCCGTCGCCGTCCTCGGCGCCGCCGCACCGGCCGCAGCCGACTCGTCCCCGTCACCGTCCCGGCCCGCGCTGCCGTCCGCGCTGTACGGCGACGCCGACCCGCAGTACGACGGGGTGTGGCGCCAGTCGCTCGCCCTGCTCGCCCAGCACGCGGCCGGCGCCGAGCCGCCGAAGGCCGCCGTCGGCTGGCTGGCCGGCCAGCAGTGCGCCGACGGTTCCTTCGCGCCGTTCCGGGCCGACCCGTCCGCCGCGTGCGACGCGAAGACCATGGTCGACACCAACCAGACCGCCGCCGCCGTGCAGGCGCTCGCCGCGCTCGGCGGCCACGACGCCGTCACGGAGAAGGCCGTCGGCTGGCTGAAGTCCGTGCAGAACGAGGACGGCGGCTGGGGCTACACCGCGGGCGGCGCCAGCGACACCAACTCCACGTCCGTCGTCATCGGCGCGCTCGCCGCCGCCGGCGAGGAGCCCGGCGCGGTGAGGAAGGGCGGCAAGTCCCCCTACGACGCGCTGCTCGGCCTGGAGCTGCCCTGTACGGGCGAGGGCGCGGGCGCGTTCGCCTTCCAGCCGGAGAAGGACGGCTCGCTGACCGCCAACGCCGACGCCACGGCGGCGGGCGTGCTCGGCGCGCTCGGCAAGGGCCTGCTGGTCGAGCCCGGCGAGGGCGACGGCGCCGCGGCCGGCGCCTGCGTCAAGGCCACCACCCCGGAGCAGGCCGCCGCCAACGGCGCCGCCCACCTCACCGACGCGCTCGCCGCCAAGGGACACCTCCTCGCTGCCACGCCCGGCGGCGAGGAGCAGCCCGACCACGGCAACACCGCCGACGCGGTGATCGCGCTCGCCGCGCGGGGCGACACGGCGCAGGCGGAGAAGTCGCTGGCCTGGCTGGAGAGGAACGCCGCGGACTGGGCCGCGCAGAACGGGCCCGGCGCCTACGCCCAGCTCGTCCTCGCCGCCCACGCGACGGGCGCGGACCCGCGCGCCTTCGGCGGCGCCGACCTGGTGGAGCAGCTCCAGGCCACCGGCCCGGCGCAGGAGCGCACGGCGGCGGACCAGCGCGAGGGGGACGCGGAGAACGCGGAGAAGGCGGGCTCCGCGTCCGTCGTGTGGTGGATCGCCGGCGGCGTCTGCCTGGCCGCGGCCGCCGGCGCCGGCTTCCTGGTCGCCGCCCGCGCCAGGAGGCGGCAACCGTGA
- a CDS encoding SCO2322 family protein, with protein sequence MIRRVTVLFLAALLPLLAGAGQAQAAGYRYWSFWERDGSAWTYATVGPSLSRPADGDVQGFRFSVSEDSGDAAKPRGTADFDAICARTPAKDGTKRVALVLDFGTPADAPSGERPPAGRTACAQVPKDATAAEALASVAEPLRYDSNALLCAIAGYPAKGCGEQVAGDGKEPASGTASGPEETSARDDGGSGPSVGLIAGAAVVVVLGAAAVWQVRRRA encoded by the coding sequence GTGATCCGCCGGGTCACCGTGCTCTTCCTGGCCGCACTGCTGCCCCTGCTGGCGGGCGCCGGCCAGGCCCAGGCCGCCGGGTACCGCTACTGGTCCTTCTGGGAGCGGGACGGCTCGGCGTGGACGTACGCCACCGTGGGGCCGTCGCTGTCCCGGCCCGCCGACGGCGACGTCCAGGGCTTCCGCTTCTCGGTCAGCGAGGACTCCGGCGACGCGGCGAAGCCGCGCGGCACCGCCGACTTCGACGCGATCTGCGCGAGGACGCCCGCGAAGGACGGCACGAAACGGGTGGCGCTGGTCCTCGACTTCGGCACGCCCGCCGACGCCCCGTCCGGGGAGCGGCCCCCGGCCGGCCGCACGGCCTGCGCGCAGGTGCCGAAGGACGCCACGGCGGCGGAGGCGCTGGCCTCGGTCGCCGAGCCGCTGCGCTACGACAGCAACGCGCTGCTGTGCGCGATCGCGGGCTACCCGGCGAAGGGCTGCGGCGAACAGGTGGCCGGGGACGGGAAGGAACCGGCATCCGGCACGGCGTCCGGCCCGGAGGAGACCTCCGCGCGGGACGACGGCGGCTCCGGGCCCTCGGTGGGACTGATCGCCGGTGCGGCGGTGGTGGTCGTGCTGGGCGCCGCGGCCGTCTGGCAGGTCCGCCGCCGTGCGTGA
- a CDS encoding energy-coupling factor transporter transmembrane component T: MWALALGTAATRTTNPLLLALLITVSGYVVAVRRPHTPWARSYGAFVKLAAAVLVLRLAFAVVLGSPIPGTHTLFTLPEVPLPDWAQGIRLGGRVTAEGLVFALYDALRLAALLICVGAANALASPSRLLKSLPGALYELGVAVVVALTFAPNLIADVRRLRAARRLRGRPDKGVRGLVQVGLPVLEGALERSVSLAAAMDARGYGRTAEVPPAVRRATAALTLGGLLGVCAGTYGLLTAEGDRYGLPVLLAGLASALAGLRLGGRRTLRTRYRPDPWDARAWLVTASGAAVAALLILAGSLDPGGLNPGVVPLEPPALPLWPAAAVLVGLLPAFVTPAPEAVRDPREEPTT, from the coding sequence CTGTGGGCCCTCGCGCTGGGCACCGCGGCCACCCGCACCACCAACCCGCTCCTGCTCGCCCTCCTGATCACCGTCTCCGGATACGTCGTGGCCGTCCGCCGCCCGCACACGCCGTGGGCCCGCTCCTACGGCGCCTTCGTGAAGCTCGCCGCCGCCGTGCTGGTGCTGCGGCTCGCCTTCGCGGTCGTCCTCGGCTCGCCGATCCCCGGCACCCACACCCTGTTCACGCTGCCCGAGGTGCCGCTGCCCGACTGGGCGCAGGGCATCCGCCTGGGCGGCCGGGTCACCGCCGAGGGCCTCGTCTTCGCCCTGTACGACGCGCTGCGGCTGGCCGCGCTGCTCATCTGCGTGGGCGCCGCGAACGCCCTGGCCAGCCCGTCCCGCCTGCTGAAGTCCCTGCCGGGCGCCCTGTACGAGCTGGGGGTGGCCGTGGTGGTGGCGCTGACCTTCGCGCCGAACCTGATCGCCGACGTACGGCGGCTGCGCGCCGCCCGCCGCCTGCGCGGGCGCCCCGACAAGGGCGTGCGCGGTCTGGTCCAGGTGGGGCTTCCGGTCCTCGAAGGCGCCCTGGAGCGCTCGGTGTCCCTGGCCGCCGCGATGGACGCGCGCGGGTACGGCCGTACCGCCGAGGTGCCGCCCGCCGTGCGGCGCGCCACCGCCGCCCTCACGCTGGGCGGCCTGCTCGGCGTCTGCGCCGGGACGTACGGGCTGCTCACCGCCGAGGGCGACAGGTACGGGCTGCCCGTGCTGCTCGCCGGTCTGGCGTCCGCGCTGGCGGGCCTCCGGCTCGGCGGGCGGCGCACCCTGCGCACCCGCTACCGCCCGGACCCGTGGGACGCCCGCGCCTGGCTGGTCACCGCGTCCGGCGCGGCCGTGGCGGCGCTCCTGATCCTGGCCGGCTCGCTCGACCCCGGGGGCCTGAACCCCGGTGTGGTCCCGCTGGAGCCGCCCGCCCTGCCCCTGTGGCCGGCGGCGGCCGTGCTCGTCGGCCTGCTGCCCGCCTTCGTCACCCCCGCCCCCGAGGCGGTCCGCGACCCCCGCGAGGAGCCGACGACGTGA